The Magnolia sinica isolate HGM2019 chromosome 9, MsV1, whole genome shotgun sequence genome contains a region encoding:
- the LOC131255114 gene encoding exopolygalacturonase-like, translated as MPAKSGEQPLNFEGGEEKNEASAEGLPSNAATNENKMEVDQQTQTAGQSEIPTAEPTVATAGNSRVDAEAIAPVKVFNVKDFGAIADGKTDSSKALLDAWKEGCAWDGIGRVLIPKGTFLVGPVVFKGPCKSTIAFQVTGVVKAPGLEKFESDGWIEFQYVNGLMVTGGGTFDGQGALAWPHNQCPKMKKCKLLPTSLRFMFVTDATIRGISSVNSKLFHMNIVGCKNIKLQAINISAPGDSPNTDGIHIGDSSGVKISRSVIGTGDDCISIGPGNSNVSISNIFCGPGHGISIGSLGKYPNEGNVVGVNVRNCTITGTTNGLRIKTWQDSSILSASNFIFEDIVINNVYNPIIIDQEYCPYASCTQLTPSRVKINDVSFTNIRGSSASQVAVNLLCSKSVPCQNMQLNNINLVYNGYGGPATSSCSNIKGTSSGPQSPQSCL; from the exons ATGCCG GCAAAGTCCGGAGAACAGCCTCTGAATTTCGAAGGAGGTGAAGAGAAAAATGAGGCCTCTGCTGAAGGCTTACCTAGCAACGCCGCTACTAATGAAAACAAAATGGAAGTGGATCAGCAAACCCAGACGGCAGGACAATCTGAGATTCCCACAGCGGAACCAACTGTAGCAACTGCAGGGAACTCGAGAGTGGATG CCGAAGCCATTGCACCAGTGAAAGTTTTCAATGTGAAGGATTTTGGTGCAATTGCTGATGGTAAAACAGACAGCAGTAAG GCACTGTTGGATGCATGGAAGGAGGGATGTGCATGGGATGGTATCGGTAGAGTTTTGATTCCCAAAGGAACATTCCTTGTGGGTCCAGTAGTGTTCAAAGGGCCATGTAAGAGTACTATTGCATTTCAAGTCACTGGGGTGGTGAAGGCCCCTGGTCTTGAGAAGTTCGAATCCGACGGCTGGATAGAGTTCCAATACGTTAACGGTTTGATGGTTACGGGAGGTGGGACATTCGATGGTCAAGGAGCTTTAGCTTGGCCACACAACCAATGCCCTAAGATGAAAAAATGCAAGCTCTTACCAACA TCCCTAAGATTCATGTTTGTGACGGATGCAACGATCCGTGGCATATCTTCAGTGAATAGCAAGCTCTTCCACATGAACATTGTGGGGTGCAAGAACATAAAGCTCCAAGCCATTAACATCTCTGCACCTGGGGATAGCCCTAACACCGACGGTATTCACATAGGAGACTCAAGTGGGGTCAAGATCTCTCGTTCAGTAATAGGCACCGGCGATGATTGCATCTCCATTGGACCCGGCAATTCTAATGTCTCCATCTCCAACATCTTTTGTGGGCCAGGACACGGAATCAGCATCGGTAGCCTCGGAAAGTATCCAAATGAAGGAAATGTGGTGGGCGTGAATGTGAGGAACTGCACCATCACAGGGACCACCAATGGCTTAAGGATCAAGACATGGCAAGACTCTTCTATTTTGTCTGCATCCAATTTCATATTCGAGGATATAGTCATAAACAATGTCTATAATCCAATCATCATAGATCAAGAGTattgcccatatgcatcatgcaCCCAACTG ACCCCTTCACGTGTTAAGATCAATGACGTTAGCTTCACGAACATTCGAGGTAGTTCGGCATCACAAGTCGCAGTCAATCTCTTATGTAGCAAAAGCGTGCCATGTCAGAATATGCAGCTCAACAACATCAACTTAGTCTACAATGGATACGGTGGACCCGCCACATCCTCATGTTCTAATATCAAGGGAACTTCTTCTGGCCCACAAAGCCCACAATCTTGCCTCTAA